From Methanosarcina lacustris Z-7289, one genomic window encodes:
- a CDS encoding sugar phosphate isomerase/epimerase family protein, translating into MIFGASSFAGSLQELKENVGSIELYVPKLGIYNGSVLERKELERILDEMSVYHFEGTVHAPYFAADPKYPAALQVDTAKMGDREFTLLEESMAIANSIGSHVVVLHPGRIGPDRKKSFSSMVNNLRFLSSLAEDYGVMLGLENKEGTDTSNFCCEAEELSRTIEIVNSDNLKATFDIGHANLTCGGDSEKLRTFVRTLQKHIIHLHLHDNSGQWTEKYDGDEHMAPGKGCVDFSALKLLSDYRGVYNLEVFSLEDVQLGKEIIEKALFPDTV; encoded by the coding sequence GTGATCTTCGGAGCTTCGTCCTTTGCTGGTTCCCTTCAGGAACTAAAGGAAAATGTGGGGTCTATAGAATTATATGTCCCTAAACTGGGAATTTACAATGGTTCAGTACTTGAAAGGAAAGAACTTGAACGTATCCTTGACGAAATGTCAGTATACCACTTCGAAGGCACTGTTCACGCCCCCTATTTTGCAGCAGATCCTAAATACCCTGCAGCTCTGCAGGTGGATACTGCAAAAATGGGGGACAGAGAATTTACTCTACTTGAAGAATCAATGGCAATTGCAAACAGCATAGGGTCCCATGTAGTGGTGTTGCACCCTGGACGGATTGGACCCGATAGAAAAAAATCCTTTTCTTCAATGGTCAATAACCTCAGATTTCTATCCTCTCTGGCTGAAGACTATGGAGTTATGCTGGGGCTTGAAAATAAGGAAGGTACAGACACCTCGAACTTTTGCTGCGAAGCCGAAGAACTTTCCAGGACCATTGAAATTGTAAACTCAGATAATCTGAAGGCTACTTTTGATATCGGACACGCGAACCTCACCTGCGGGGGGGATTCTGAAAAACTCAGGACTTTTGTCCGGACCCTGCAGAAACATATTATTCACCTTCACCTGCACGACAACAGCGGGCAGTGGACTGAAAAATATGATGGGGACGAGCATATGGCCCCGGGGAAGGGATGTGTCGATTTTTCGGCCCTCAAACTGCTTTCCGACTATAGGGGTGTCTACAATCTGGAAGTCTTCTCCCTGGAGGATGTTCAGCTTGGAAAAGAAATCATTGAGAAAGCTCTATTTCCTGATACAGTTTAA
- the mtrE gene encoding tetrahydromethanopterin S-methyltransferase subunit E has translation MEPLIGMGVLALIGVAATIAGASEDLESDVGSQSNPNSQVQLAPQMMFPHRIYNKAVSGEPPSNALMCSVGAAVATVLISEFTLSPLFALVIGSLVAACVHGTFAVTATMGRAASQRRFKQPVYLDMIRSHTPVIMGYSFITTFCVLIVSYLMTVVLAHPFPLTMLAFIWGITVGAIGSSTGDVHYGAEREFQQFEFGSGLNAANSGNIVRYGESGVRNGYDNSWFCSKFGGPVTGIAFGMTVFLGSWVTTIFDPSISIARGWLSVVAGVVIVLILIIWNWKIEVKARKAFGPYKEDKTEEASA, from the coding sequence ATGGAACCACTCATAGGCATGGGAGTGCTGGCACTTATTGGCGTAGCTGCAACCATTGCAGGTGCCTCAGAAGACCTGGAATCCGATGTTGGGTCCCAGAGTAATCCCAACTCACAGGTCCAGTTAGCCCCCCAAATGATGTTTCCGCACAGAATCTATAACAAAGCGGTATCGGGGGAACCACCCTCAAACGCTTTAATGTGTTCGGTAGGTGCAGCCGTAGCTACAGTATTGATAAGTGAATTTACTTTATCACCGCTCTTTGCACTGGTAATCGGTTCCCTTGTTGCAGCATGCGTCCACGGCACCTTTGCCGTCACAGCTACAATGGGCCGTGCAGCCAGCCAGAGGCGTTTCAAGCAGCCAGTTTATCTGGATATGATCAGAAGCCACACCCCGGTAATCATGGGATACTCATTCATAACGACTTTCTGTGTCCTTATTGTATCCTACCTGATGACCGTCGTGCTCGCACACCCCTTCCCGTTAACCATGCTTGCCTTTATCTGGGGTATTACAGTAGGTGCAATTGGTTCATCTACAGGTGATGTCCACTACGGTGCAGAGCGTGAATTCCAGCAGTTCGAGTTCGGTTCCGGGCTCAACGCTGCAAACTCGGGAAACATTGTCAGATATGGAGAATCCGGGGTCAGGAACGGGTATGATAACTCCTGGTTCTGTTCCAAGTTCGGAGGTCCTGTTACAGGCATTGCTTTTGGTATGACTGTGTTCCTTGGAAGCTGGGTGACAACGATTTTTGACCCTTCAATAAGCATTGCTAGAGGCTGGCTCTCTGTTGTTGCGGGTGTTGTTATTGTCCTTATCTTAATTATCTGGAACTGGAAAATTGAAGTCAAAGCTCGCAAGGCATTTGGGCCTTACAAAGAAGATAAAACCGAGGAGGCTTCAGCATGA